From the Daphnia magna isolate NIES linkage group LG3, ASM2063170v1.1, whole genome shotgun sequence genome, one window contains:
- the LOC116919131 gene encoding protein Gawky isoform X2, translated as MSVFSTSIDLHHRVLSDVVTMALQMSPVDAHTENYTTCYNQPAVLLPEAAAGTSSHQVEPFQCQLLECFSAEQVPHRTKPVPPSLREFEQRVTAVRKEGAVEVMDAPLLAESTEVRCGPEVEDLRGGAASEILTLLEVSQSSVIDSSKVGSSSEESTHPGTHESLSNPPSPCLVDNVEIGSASAISSSSNILNDAQKDSSDAMRQSGLAWRPQSSNQLSMTFSGETNPPSATYADLCPLSTSAHSTLGASASAVSDEDYCDSKEPLIIKGSSSSSSTSAFLQYPPIGPASNRHWGIPQGAGLRGGAGETSLNNGGGSWGHPPASGGWGGGGTNNAANQVQGQWGAASSAANQRSSAASQGPSGAPPPGSSGPQGSNQQLPTGAQQQQQPQGAWDTSKNVVSGNVVQPSGSSPSQGVWAAQAAKNVPNQPTNINPNQDIMATNPLNLAQGGNGGGGAVGGSGPATPSSGKPDPLANYRDVIYAQDGWGGNQVNQDSQWDVPTSPEPKEIPLWKQTASNGTEVWEVNLRNGGQAPPPITQTKTPWGSHTPATNLGGTWGEDDESSEPSSMWTGVPANNGPTNWGANPMGAALTAGPMGPASVPTGAATMGTTGITSGNGMWGGQQQQQQQQPKKEPEWAGPSSMQTGPGGWGEVRPPQRMAMSGIGPSVPENMGMAPTAPSHWPGPQNKPAPQWGGNVPSKEMKPSGWDEHSPPAQKRQVPQYDDGTAVWGNPSQIQQPGGNVVCRWKDMPNPNVAGGRGMQQSGPPPNRMPPGPGMKTDMSWGQTRNGSWGDGGVGDSNQMNNMWMDDKPVGSGGGGGSWNEPPQTPTPWASGPKPKTPTTPSWGETEDNLSWGQPHKQIPKPLAKEMIWSSKQFRILSEMGFKKDDVENVLRNCNMVMEDALETLRSGRGMFGDDHGSGGYDPMGPHGGAPYPPSARFNPGQQMPFVHPGSSGAPHHLLSNPAPSMGMNPNPAYKILQPQQPPPMPPQVNQSQMVRNMSRVDTGVSSGAGAGSQPSPTQLRILVQQIQMAVQAGHLNPQILNQPLAPQTLVLLNQLLQQIKVLQQLGQQHNMALSRPGQGPMGGPMLQLVPQMNKTKQQIASLQQQIAAQQALYVKQQGQMMNQQPPGVPPSQPSDLFKVDSVHGIQSNLDRMSLQDSGQSRLSQWKYPPLDKDLSDLGMSEFSRAPGSSGGAPGSIPSNAKPPLGSSLSSPNMNPVLGQDGGAWSSLSRSQSETGWPDTNQDLSTGGSVGGNDGKDSWSNATGSSSYSGSISDLVPEFEPGKPWKGPQIKTADDDPTLTPGTFAMSGLNEADVYSNNASKGGQSSTKASPPPVGSGGSSGSGESGFPTLGLSNSTWSFNPSSASSSSVPSSSTPYSSAKIAPKSSWSDAPPPAADPWSAPNKPRGPPPGISASAGIGPKSAGRDWSAAGSRSPWPGTNATVAGGTWAGSLNGASSWLVLRNLTPQIDGSTLKTLCVQHGPLHNFHLYLNHGVALIRYSTGEEAAKAQSALNNCVLGNTTIYADLANESDVQGWLQQLGMPAQQQQQQQQQQNQQQQQQQQVAASSGWGIRGSTPGSNNGSGNGGGVGSNASKGSANSGDNWGTGGGGPSSSPWSTGANSVWSTPALDRDLRTTPSALNASLNSFLPGDLLGNESM; from the exons ATGTCAGTGTTTTCAACTTCTATTGATCTACATCATCGTGTTTTGAG TGATGTGGTGACCATGGCCTTGCAAATGTCGCCTGTTGATGCTCATACTGAAAATTATACTACATGTTATAATCAGCCTGCAGTGCTGCTGCCTGAAGCTGCTGCTGGGACGAGTAGTCATCAAGTTGAGCCCTTTCAGTGCCAACTTTTGGAGTGCTTCTCTGCTGAACAAGTGCCTCATCGTACT AAACCTGTGCCACCAAGTTTAAGGGAATTCGAACAAAGGGTGACTGCTGTACGTAAGGAAGGTGCTGTAGAAGTAATGGATGCCCCACTGCTCGCAGAGAGTACTGAAGTGAGGTGTGGTCCAGAGGTTGAGGATTTGAGAGGAGGAGCTGCTTCTGAAATTCTCACCCTGCTGGAAGTTTCCCAATCATCTGTGATAGACAGCTCCAAAGTCGGTTCATCCTCGGAAGAATCGACGCACCCTGGCACGCACGAATCCCTTAGCAACCCACCATCTCCCTGTCTGGTCGATAACGTCGAG ATAGGATCAGCGTCCGCCATTTCTTCCTCCAGCAATATTCTTAACGATGCACAAAAGGATTCGAGCGACGCAATGAGGCAAAGCGGATTGGCTTGGCGACCGCAGAGCTCTAATCAATTGTCGATGACATTCTCAGGAGAGACGAATCCTCCAAGTGCAACTTATGCAGATTTGTGCCCTCTATCGACCTCTGCTCACTCCACCCTTGGCGCTTCTGCCTCTGCCGTCTCTGATGAAGACTATTGTGATAGCAAGGAACCACTGATCATTAAGGGAAGCAGTAGCAGTAGTAGCACATCGGCGTTCCTCCAATATCCCCCGATCGGACCGGCGTCCAACCGGCATTGGGGCATTCCTCAAGGAGCGGGTTTGCGTGGAGGTGCAGGCGAGACCTCCTTGAATAACGGAGGAGGCAGCTGGGGTCATCCGCCAGCAAGTGGAGGTTGGGGAGGCGGTGGAACCAACAACGCGGCGAACCAAGTCCAAGGCCAATGGGGAGCAGCATCCTCCGCGGCCAACCAACGGAGCTCCGCAGCTAGTCAGGGACCATCTGGAGCACCGCCTCCTGGATCCTCGGGACCGCAAGGCTCGAATCAGCAGCTACCTACCGGTGcccaacaacagcagcaacctCAAGGAGCATGGGATACAAGCAAAAATGTCGTCAGCGGTAATGTCGTCCAGCCATCTGGAAGCTCGCCAAGCCAGGGTGTATGGGCTGCTCAG GCTGCCAAAAACGTACCTAATCAACCGACCAATATCAACCCCAATCAAGACATCATGGCTACCAACCCCTTGAACTTAGCTCAAGGTGGCAATGGGGGTGGTGGAGCCGTTGGTGGTTCTGGTCCTGCCACTCCTAGTTCTGGTAAGCCGGATCCTTTGGCTAACTATCGAGATGTGATTTATGCCCAAGATGGCTGGGGAGGCAATCAAGTGAATCAAGATTCGCAGTGGGATGTTCCAACATCGCCAGAGCCCAAAGAAATTCCACTGTGGAAGCAGACAGCAAGTAATGGAACAGAAGTCTGGGAAGTCAATCTGCGCAATGGCGGCCAAGCCCCTCCGCCTATAACCCAGACAAAGACGCCATGGGGTAGTCATACTCCAGCAACCAATCTCGGAGGTACATGGGGTGAAGACGATGAATCTTCAGAACCATCCAGCATGTGGACGGGTGTTCCTGCCAATAATGGACCTACTAACTGGGGAGCCAATCCAATGGGGGCTGCTCTGACTGCTGGACCAATGGGGCCAGCCTCTGTCCCAACCGGTGCTGCGACCATGGGGACCACTGGAATCACGTCAGGCAACGGCATGTGGGGTggacaacagcaacagcagcagcagcaaccgAAGAAAGAACCGGAATGGGCTGGGCCCAGCTCAATGCAAACTGGACCTGGAGGATGGGGTGAAGTGCGACCACCCCAGCGCATGGCTATGTCCGGTATTGGACCCTCGGTTCCCGAGAACATGGGTATGGCACCGACTGCACCATCGCACTGGCCTGGGCCGCAAAACAAACCCGCGCCGCAGTGGGGTGGAAATGTACCCTCGAAAGAAATGAAACCATCGGGCTGGGATGAGCATTCCCCTCCTGCCCAGAAACGACAAGTGCCACAATATGACGATGGAACGGCCGTTTGGGGGAATCCTTCCCAAATTCAACAGCCAGGTGGAAATGTCGTATGTCGCTGGAAAGATATGCCCAATCCTAACGTGGCTGGCGGACGTGGAATGCAACAATCTGGCCCGCCTCCCAATCGAATGCCACCTGGGCCGGGAATGAAAACAGACATGTCGTGGGGACAAACTCGGAACGGCTCTTGGGGAGATGGTGGAGTCGGCGATAGCAACCAGATGAATAACATGTGGATGGATGACAAACCTGTAGGTAGTGGTGGAGGTGGTGGCTCGTGGAACGAGCCTCCCCAAACACCCACGCCATGGGCGTCTGGTCCTAAACCCAAAACACCCACGACTCCAAGTTGGGGTGAGACTGAAGACAATTTGTCGTGGGGCCAGCCGCATAAGCAGATTCCTAAGCCTTTAGCCAAAGAAATGATTTGGAGTAGTAAACAGTTCCGCATCCTATCCGAAATGGGTTTCAAGAAGGACGACGTGGAAAATGTCCTTCGAAATTGCAACATGGTTATGGAAGATGCATTGGAAACGTTGCGCTCTGGTCGAGGCATGTTTGGTGATGACCATGGATCAGGTGGTTACGACCCAATGGGACCGCACGGAGGGGCGCCTTATCCTCCGAGCGCGCGGTTCAATCCAGGTCAACAGATGCCTTTTGTTCACCCTGGTAGTAGCGGTGCACCGCATCACTTATTAAGCAATCCTGCCCCTAGCATGGGGATGAATCCGAATCCTGCATACAAAATTCTTCAGCCTCAGCAGCCGCCACCTATGCCGCCTCAG GTCAATCAATCACAAATGGTCCGTAACATGTCGCGAGTAGACACTGGTGTATCGTCTGGTGCAGGAGCCGGCAGTCAACCATCACCAACTCAATTACGAATTCTCGTTCAGCAAATCCAAATGGCCGTGCAGGCAGGCCATTTGAATCCTCAAATTCTCAATCAGCCGTTGGCTCCTCAGACGCTGGTTCTGCTCAATCAGCTGCTACAGCAGATCAAAGTTTTACAACAGCTCGGTCAACAGCACAATATGGCCCTTAGTCGGCCGGGACAAGGACCTATGGGGGGTCCAATGTTGCAGCTAGTACCTCAGatgaacaaaaccaaacagcAGATTGCTAGCTTGCAACAGCAGATCGCCGCCCAACAAGCTCTGTATGTCAAGCAACAAGGCCAAATGATGAATCAACAGCCACCCGGCGTTCCTCCGAGTCAACCGTCGGACCTTTTCAAAGTGGATTCGGTTCATGGCATTCAGTCCAACTTGGACAGGATGAGTTTACAGGATTCTGGACAGTCACGGCTCTCTCAATGGAAGTACCCGCCACTCGACAAGGATCTTTCAGATCTCGGCATGTCAGAATTCAGTCGCGCCCCGGGGAGCAGTGGTGGTGCACCCGGTTCCATTCCCAGTAACGCCAAACCGCCACTAGGTAGCAGCCTTTCGTCACCCAATATGAACCCTGTCCTCGGACAAGACGGTGGTGCTTGGTCGAGTCTTTCTCGTTCTCAATCGGAGACAGGCTGGCCTGACACAAACCAGGATTTGTCTACTGGTGGATCTGTCGGAGGCAATGACGGAAAGGATAGCTGGAGCAATGCCACCGGATCCTCTTCTTATTCGGGTTCCATATCGGATCTCGTTCCCGAATTCGAGCCTGGCAAACCATGGAAAGGACCACAGATTAAAACGGCAGACGACGATCCAACTCTCACTCCTGGAACGTTTGCCATGTCTGGTCTCAACGAGGCAGATGTTTACTCAAACAACGCATCAAAAGGAGGCCAGAGTTCAACCAAAGCTTCGCCTCCTCCCGTTGGCTCTGGCGGATCGAGTGGCTCAGGTGAATCGGGCTTCCCGACGCTGGGTCTTTCTAATTCCACTTGGTCTTTCAATCCGTCTTCGGCGTCGTCGAGTTCCGTCCCCTCTTCATCGACCCCTTACAGCTCTGCCAAGATTGCACCGAAATCTTCTTGGTCCGACGCCCCACCACCGGCTGCGGATCCGTGGAGCGCACCAAACAAGCCTCGTGGCCCTCCTCCGGGCATTAGTGCATCAGCAGGCATTGGTCCAAAGTCTGCCGGACGCGATTGGAGTGCAGCTGGCAGCCGCTCACCCTGGCCTGGAACGAATGCCACTGTAGCTGGAGGTACGTGGGCCGGTTCTTTGAATGGCGCATCGTCGTGGCTCGTGTTGCGTAACTTGACTCCGCAAATCGATGGTTCGACGCTCAAAACATTGTGCGTCCAGCACGGTCCGCTTCACAACTTCCATCTCTACCTCAACCACGGAGTAGCTTTGATCCGCTATTCCACTGGCGAAGAAGCCGCTAAG GCGCAAAGTGCTCTGAACAACTGCGTGCTTGGAAACACGACCATTTATGCAGATCTAGCCAACGAATCTGATGTCCAGGGTTGGCTGCAGCAACTTGGCATGCCCGcccaacaacagcagcagcagcaacaacaacaaaatcaacagcagcaacagcagcagcaagttGCCGCCTCCAGTGGATGGGGCATCCGGGGATCTACTCCCGGCTCTAATAACGGAAGCGGTAACGGGGGTGGTGTAGGAAGCAACGCCTCCAAGGGAAGTGCCAACTCTGGGGACAATTGGGGAACTGGTGGTGGAGGCCCGAGTTCGAGCCCATGGTCGACGGGTGCCAATTCCGTCTGGTCTACACCGGCATTGGATCGTGATTTGAGAACCACGCCGTCTGCGCTGAACGCATCGCTCAACTCGTTCCTGCCCGGCGATCTCCTGGGCAACGAGTCCATGTAA